Sequence from the Dehalococcoidia bacterium genome:
GACCTACGATTTCACCATGTTCAATTTTATATCCAAGCAACACATTAGCATTGAAATCCCCACCCAAAACATTGCCTTGCCCTGCGCCTAACAAACGCTCGATTATTAATCCTTCGTCTAAAGAAGCGATCATCTCGTCCAAGCCAGTGTTGCCAGGGCCTACTTGCAATACTCCTGTTGAAGGCGACGGTAATGACCCTAAGCCACGTTCACCTGAACCAGTGCTGATGGTGCCTGCCTTGCCTGCAGTTTGTAGATCATAAAAAAAAGCCTGAGCAATACCATCTTCAATTAATGGTAATTTCTTTGAAATCACGCCTTCATCGTCACAAGGTCTGCTACCCGGTACGAACGGAAGAGTCGGATCATCCACTAAGTTAAATCTGCTATCTAAGATTTTCTCGCCTAATTTCCCAATCAGTGGAGATGTTCCCAATAAAACTGATTTCCCATTTAACCCTGCTAGTAAAGGAGACAATAGAATGCTGGATACTGCGGTAGGAAGTAATATCACGGGCAAAGACTCATTACCCACGGTTGCAGTTCTTGCAGCCCAGCGCAGTTGCCGTTCAATTGAATTCACTACAAAAGAAGAATCCATTAAAGGGGAAACGCTACTTTGTCCATCGAAAGTAAAGAGCATATCTTCACCTCTAATGACTGTCCCTTCAAAACCTAGCCCAAACCGCGTTCTAGGGTATTGAATCTGAGCCCCATTACTATTAATTAGAGTAATAGTTGAAGATGACTTGGAAACACTACCTTCGACTTGCACCTCATCTGATAGCGAACGTAAGTTTGCAATCGCGTTCTCACCCAATGCAACCATCTCTTCTAAAGTTGTTTGCTCTACCGTATTGTCATACCCACTAACGTCAGGATAATTCTGACGTTCCGGAAAATTAAATTGTGCTTCTGCTCCGAAAGGTGCTGTTTCCAATGCGGCCTCTACCAATCCAGCAATGTCGTCTAGATTAGAGGTAGAACTGAAGCCTATTCGTCCGTTTTTAATTATCCTTAGCGCAATCCCAGCAGCATCATTAGCATCAACTCCTTTGATAGCATTTGCCTCAAAATAGACTGGCGTTGATGATGCTTCCACGCAGAACACTTCTGCCTGGTCGGCAACATTTTGCGATAGTGCTAATACTTCCTCAGCTTTAGCAAAGGCGTCTTTTGAATGCACAATAATTAGACACCCCCAATCAAACAGTTTTGGATTCGTATATGAGGGCTTCCATTCGAGACAGGCAAAGGGCTTTGCCCTCCTTTACCACATCCTCCGCCCTCGTTCATGAGTAAATCATGCGCAATTCCATCAATATTATGAAGAGTAGTAAAAACATTACCCGAGAGCATTACAGGACGACATAGTTCCGCAATTTCACCATTACGGACTCGATACGTTTCACCTGCAGAGAAGGTAAACATTTCCATTGAGGTCATTCCGCCATACCAGTTTTTGACATATAAGCCATCTTTTACACCTGAAAATAAATCAGAGACGGTAGATTCACCTGGTACTATGAACGTGTTAGTCATACGAACAATAGGGGCAAAGCGGTAATTCAATGCTCTCGCATTACCAGTCGGTCTTTCTCCAAGTTTTGCAGCTGTTTCTCTAGAATGTAACCGACCGACCAAGATTCCTTCCTTAATCAGGTC
This genomic interval carries:
- a CDS encoding TldD/PmbA family protein, yielding MHSKDAFAKAEEVLALSQNVADQAEVFCVEASSTPVYFEANAIKGVDANDAAGIALRIIKNGRIGFSSTSNLDDIAGLVEAALETAPFGAEAQFNFPERQNYPDVSGYDNTVEQTTLEEMVALGENAIANLRSLSDEVQVEGSVSKSSSTITLINSNGAQIQYPRTRFGLGFEGTVIRGEDMLFTFDGQSSVSPLMDSSFVVNSIERQLRWAARTATVGNESLPVILLPTAVSSILLSPLLAGLNGKSVLLGTSPLIGKLGEKILDSRFNLVDDPTLPFVPGSRPCDDEGVISKKLPLIEDGIAQAFFYDLQTAGKAGTISTGSGERGLGSLPSPSTGVLQVGPGNTGLDEMIASLDEGLIIERLLGAGQGNVLGGDFNANVLLGYKIEHGEIVGRVKDTMVSGNTYKVLNQLIEIGSDSRWLGGGLYTPSIMIEGVSISSKG
- a CDS encoding TldD/PmbA family protein → NAPEVNGGEYSVILDAILAGVVIHEAFGHLSEADHIYAEPRLQELMKPGKRFGGVHLNVKDGATVPSPTLRGSYAYDDEGVQGQETDLIKEGILVGRLHSRETAAKLGERPTGNARALNYRFAPIVRMTNTFIVPGESTVSDLFSGVKDGLYVKNWYGGMTSMEMFTFSAGETYRVRNGEIAELCRPVMLSGNVFTTLHNIDGIAHDLLMNEGGGCGKGGQSPLPVSNGSPHIRIQNCLIGGV